The Pseudomonas alkylphenolica genomic sequence TCACTGTCAACGCCGGCCTGTACAACCTGACCGACAAGAAATACTGGCAATGGGATGACGTACGCGGCTACGACGGCCTCGGTGAAGCGGCTGTCACCTCACCCGCCAACCTCGACCGTCTGACCATGCCTGGCCGCAACTTTGCCATCAACCTGATCTGGGACATTTAAAAAGCATCGCGGGGCAAGCCCGCTCCTACAGTGGGAGCGGGCTTGCCCCGCGATGGGGTGAGGATTTTTTACTGTCGCACGTCACCTTGTTCGTCTAGTCACTAGACACGCCCATTTCGCAAGGAATCACCATGACCGCCGCCACCACCACCGAACGCGCCAGCCTGCGTTCGCAACGCCTGAACCAGCTGACCCATGCCCCGCATACCGAGCTGGACGCCCTGGTCAAATCCCACGCGCCGTTCGAAACCCGCGAAAGCTTCGCTCGCTTCGTCGTTGCCCAGTACCTGTTTCAGAACGAACTCAAGGCGCTGTACACCAACCCTGAGCTGATCGCCATCGTTCCGGACCTGGCCGAACGCTGCCGTGCCGAACAGGCCGGCCTCGACCTGGCGGACCTCAACACCGAGATCCCCGCCGACTTCGCTGGCGCCGTGCAGAACCCGAGCCTGGGTGAGGCCATGGGCTGGATCTTCGTTTCCGAAGGCTCAAAACTCGGCGCGGCGTTCCTGATCAAGCGCGCGGTGGGCCTCGGTCTGTCCGACAGCTTCGGCGCCCGCCACCTGGGCGAACCAGCCGGTGGCCGTGCCGAAGGCTGGAAACAGTTCACCCGCATCCTCGACAGCCTGGAGCTGAGCCCTGAAGAAGAGGCCAAGGCCGAGCAAGGCGCCGTGGCTGCATTCGAGCGCTTCACCGAACTGCTCAAACACGCTTACGCGACTGCGCCTAAAGCCGAACTGGCCTGACGCGCCGCACCCGGTTACCCTCGTGGTAACCGGGCCTTCCCCGTGCTACCGACGACGCCATGACCCGCCCCTCTGCCTCGAAACTCTCACGCGTGTTGTTTGGCCTTCTGGCCTACGTCAGCCTGGCCATCGGCCTGGTCGCAATCGTCGTGCCCGGCTTGCCCACCACTGAGTTCATTCTCCTCGCCGCCTGGGCCGCGACCCGCAGTTCGCCGCGCCTGAGCGCCTGGCTGGAAAACCATCGACTGTTCGGCCCGATCCTGCACAACTGGCGCAATGGCAAAGTCATCCAGCGGCGCGCCAAACTCAGCGCCACTGTCAGCATGCTGGTGTGCGCCAGTGTGATGCTGGTGTTCCTTGAGCACCGCTGGCCGGTATTTCTCGCCATCGGCGGCATGGCGTTGGGCAACCTGTGGATCTGGTCACGGCCAGAAGCCGCGCCCTTGAGCCTCGCCGACCGCTCATCGGCAAGCACTCATCTTTAACGCTATAAGGCCGATGCCCTGATATCGCTAAATGGACGTGGCGAATCGAACCTTTCTCCCGGTTCGGTCCCCTTCTGGCCTGTCTTTAGCGAGTACGTCCATGTTCGACACGCTCTCCATCCGCCTGAAAATCGTCCTGCTCTCCGGCCTTTGCCTGCTCGGCGTGGTCGCACTGGTCGTCGGTATCAACCTCTATCAATCGCAGCAGAGCGATGCGCTGGTCGGCGAAGCCAGCACCACCATGCTTACCCGCAACGTCCAGGCGCTGCTGCAGGCCCGCGCCGGGGAAAAAGCCGAAATGCTGCGGCGCACCTTCAGTGATAGCCAGACCGTTATCATCGCCCTCGCCGATCAGGTCCAGGACTTGCAAAGGCTGGCCCGCGAGCGTGGCCTGAGCGCAGGCGATCTACGCGAAGCGATCAACCAGAGCCTGGCCAGCAGCTTCAAACGCAACCCAAAGGTGCTCGGTATCTGGCTGGCGTTCGAACCCCAGGCCTTGGAAGGTGACGACAGCGCCTTCGCCAACGATGCCAAGCACATGGGCAATGAAAGCGGTCGTTTCGCCAGCTACTGGAGCCGGGCGCAAGGCGAGTCGCTGAACACTGTGATCAGTGATACCGACCTGAACAAGACCGACATCAACCTCAGCGGCACGCCCTACAACGTCTGGTACACCTGCTCACGCAACAGTGCCCGCCCTTGCCTGCTCGAACCCTACTCCGACACCGTCGGCGGCAAGCAGGTGCTGATGACCAGCATCACCGTGCCACTGCTGCAAAACGGCAAAGTGATCGCCATTGCCGGTGTGGACATTTCCCTCGATACACTCCAGGCTGCTGCCGCCAAGGCCCAGCAGGAACTGTTCAATGGCGCCGGACATCTGCTGATCGTCGCGCCTAGCGGACTGCTGGCGGCCAATAGTGACGATGCCGCCAAGGTCGGCCAAAACATCGGCCAGACCCTCGGCCTGGAAGGCCAGCAGGCCGTGCAGAAACTCGCCGCCAACCAGCCGCTGATCCTTGAGCAGGGCGAAACCATCCGCGCCCTCACCCCTGTGCAGCCGACGGCCGACAGCAAAACCTGGGGCATCGTCATCGACTTGCCCAGGCAGGTACTGCTGGCGGATGCCATCAGCCTGCAAGACACCCTTGAGCAGGCCCGCACCAGCGGCACCCTCAAGGTGGTGCTGTTCGCCACCCTGGCCGGTCTTGGCGGCCTGCTGTTGATGTGGCTGACCGCAACCGGCGTGACCCGCCCGCTCAATACCGTGGCCAGCATGCTCGAAGACATTGCC encodes the following:
- a CDS encoding YbaN family protein; the protein is MTRPSASKLSRVLFGLLAYVSLAIGLVAIVVPGLPTTEFILLAAWAATRSSPRLSAWLENHRLFGPILHNWRNGKVIQRRAKLSATVSMLVCASVMLVFLEHRWPVFLAIGGMALGNLWIWSRPEAAPLSLADRSSASTHL
- a CDS encoding biliverdin-producing heme oxygenase; its protein translation is MTAATTTERASLRSQRLNQLTHAPHTELDALVKSHAPFETRESFARFVVAQYLFQNELKALYTNPELIAIVPDLAERCRAEQAGLDLADLNTEIPADFAGAVQNPSLGEAMGWIFVSEGSKLGAAFLIKRAVGLGLSDSFGARHLGEPAGGRAEGWKQFTRILDSLELSPEEEAKAEQGAVAAFERFTELLKHAYATAPKAELA